The following coding sequences lie in one Pontibacter sp. G13 genomic window:
- a CDS encoding GNAT family N-acetyltransferase, protein MSTPIIQTERLNLRTWLPKDFAPMAELNLDERVMAYFPSTQSPEDTQNFMDRMNKLYDERGYCFFAIELRETSAFIGMTGLSFVDWKADFTPCVEIGWRLRRSAWNQGYATEAATACLEFGFQQLELDEILSFASHANLPSIAVMERIGMTKRSEFQHPKLLEHPSLNPCVLYGITIDEPIKAKYAG, encoded by the coding sequence ATGTCTACCCCTATCATTCAAACCGAACGGCTAAACCTGAGAACTTGGCTCCCCAAGGATTTCGCGCCCATGGCAGAGCTGAACTTGGATGAACGTGTGATGGCTTACTTTCCTTCTACCCAATCCCCTGAGGACACTCAGAATTTCATGGATCGAATGAATAAGCTGTATGATGAACGGGGATATTGTTTCTTTGCGATCGAATTGCGCGAGACGAGTGCATTTATCGGGATGACTGGCCTTTCCTTTGTAGACTGGAAGGCTGATTTCACCCCTTGCGTCGAGATCGGATGGAGACTCAGGCGATCCGCATGGAACCAGGGATATGCTACGGAAGCCGCTACCGCCTGCCTAGAATTTGGGTTTCAGCAGCTTGAACTCGATGAAATCCTATCCTTCGCCAGTCACGCCAACCTTCCCTCAATCGCCGTCATGGAGCGCATCGGCATGACCAAGCGAAGTGAATTCCAACACCCTAAGCTCTTGGAACATCCGAGCCTGAATCCCTGCGTCCTGTATGGAATCACCATAGATGAGCCAATTAAGGCCAAGTATGCAGGCTAA